One stretch of Mastomys coucha isolate ucsf_1 unplaced genomic scaffold, UCSF_Mcou_1 pScaffold12, whole genome shotgun sequence DNA includes these proteins:
- the Pigx gene encoding phosphatidylinositol-glycan biosynthesis class X protein, translated as MVSESFNIEAPNYLSNESAVLIYARQDAQCIDCFQAFLPVHYRYHRPHRKDGDTLIVVNNPDLLMYCDQEFPILKCWAQSEVAAPCALKSEEICQWKNMQYKSILKNLTVQVPVGLTIHTSLVCSVTLLITILCSTLILLAVFKYGHFSL; from the exons ATGGTATCAGAAAGTTTTAATATAGAAGCCCCCAACTATTTGTCCAATGAGTCTGCAGTCCTCATTTACGCCCGGCAGGATGCACAGTGCATTGACTGTTTCCAGGCCTTTTTACCTGTGCACTATCGCTATCACCGGCCACATAGGAAAGATGGAGACACCCTCATTGTGGTCAACAACCCCGACTTACTGATGTACTGTGACCAAG agtttccAATCTTGAAATGCTGGGCTCAGTCAGAAGTAGCAGCTCCTTGTGCTTTGAAGAGTGAGGAGATCTGCCAGTGGAAAAACATGCAGTACAAATCT ATACTTAAGAATTTGACAGTGCAGGTTCCAGTGGGACTGACTATACATACCTCTTTAGTGTGTTCTGTGACGCTGCTCATTACGATTCTGTGTTCTACTTTGATCCTTTTAGCTGTTTTCAAATATGGCCATTTTTCCCTGTAA